A single region of the Marinobacter salinus genome encodes:
- a CDS encoding ChaN family lipoprotein, with product MTITPATAPVTPPETQYDARIVEASTGRQLSIEALADQLVTTDVVVVGEYHGHHGSHLLQSQLQRALFQLRPKQVLTMEQFDLAHQAELDLYMAGKTGETEMIEDAGAWDNYRASYRPLVEFARTHKVPLVAANAPAQIVRCVGRMGPAYLDKLGAGIRARLPEQPFIDTPGYSEKFVQAITGSHGTGDPAISERMNNTYRAQLLRDNTMAARILEARETHPGHQILHLTGTFHSEGRLGTVALLTRRAPDLSVAVITPAFWTTSDKGIPLEDRRGEGDYLYFIQPLPDEYRDEEREREAMKARFSRPATQNCD from the coding sequence ATGACCATCACCCCAGCAACGGCCCCGGTTACACCACCGGAGACCCAGTACGATGCCCGGATAGTTGAGGCATCTACTGGCAGGCAGCTCTCTATCGAAGCGCTCGCGGACCAGCTCGTCACAACGGACGTGGTCGTGGTTGGCGAGTATCACGGCCACCACGGCTCCCACCTGCTCCAGTCACAGCTCCAGCGGGCACTGTTCCAGCTCCGGCCGAAGCAGGTACTGACAATGGAGCAGTTCGACCTTGCCCATCAAGCGGAACTGGACCTCTACATGGCCGGGAAAACCGGCGAGACCGAAATGATAGAGGACGCCGGAGCCTGGGATAATTATCGGGCGTCGTACCGGCCCCTGGTGGAGTTTGCCAGGACACACAAGGTTCCTCTGGTTGCCGCCAATGCCCCGGCGCAGATCGTAAGGTGCGTTGGCCGCATGGGGCCGGCCTACCTCGATAAACTCGGCGCCGGCATTCGCGCCCGACTACCCGAACAGCCTTTCATCGATACCCCGGGCTACAGCGAGAAATTCGTGCAAGCGATCACCGGCAGCCATGGCACCGGTGACCCGGCCATAAGCGAACGCATGAATAACACTTACCGGGCTCAGCTCCTGCGCGACAACACCATGGCAGCCCGAATTCTGGAGGCTCGCGAAACGCACCCGGGGCACCAGATTCTTCACCTGACCGGCACCTTTCACAGCGAAGGCCGGCTGGGCACGGTGGCGCTGCTGACACGGCGGGCCCCGGACCTCTCGGTGGCGGTTATAACACCGGCATTCTGGACGACAAGCGACAAAGGCATACCGCTGGAAGACCGTCGCGGGGAAGGCGACTACCTCTACTTCATTCAGCCACTGCCAGACGAGTATCGCGATGAAGAGCGGGAACGCGAGGCAATGAAGGCCCGCTTCAGTCGCCCTGCAACGCAAAACTGCGACTGA
- a CDS encoding macro domain-containing protein: MTDVKVECVQGNIAAQPDMDAVVNAANARLMPGSGVAGAIHDAAGPGLALECQGLAPIEPGQAVISSGHDMPNRYIIHCLGPVYGVDEPSDQLLADCYRNALALAEQYQLSSIAFPAISTGVFGYPVREAATVAMAAISEKLTALQSVRKIRMVLYSGSDLNVFKEALERTPLAGCNG; this comes from the coding sequence ATGACAGATGTGAAAGTTGAGTGTGTTCAGGGCAACATCGCCGCGCAGCCGGATATGGATGCGGTGGTCAATGCAGCCAATGCCCGGCTGATGCCTGGTAGCGGAGTTGCCGGCGCCATTCATGACGCCGCTGGCCCCGGGCTTGCTTTGGAATGCCAGGGTCTGGCGCCGATAGAACCGGGGCAAGCGGTTATCAGCTCTGGGCATGACATGCCGAACCGATACATCATTCATTGTCTTGGTCCGGTCTACGGGGTTGACGAACCTTCTGACCAGCTGCTGGCTGACTGTTACCGGAATGCCCTGGCACTGGCAGAGCAATACCAGCTGTCATCCATAGCCTTTCCGGCTATTTCCACCGGGGTTTTCGGCTACCCGGTGCGCGAAGCCGCGACTGTGGCCATGGCTGCGATCAGCGAAAAACTAACGGCTCTCCAGTCGGTCCGGAAAATCCGGATGGTGCTGTACAGCGGTTCGGACCTGAACGTTTTTAAAGAAGCTCTGGAACGTACACCGTTGGCTGGCTGCAACGGCTGA
- a CDS encoding SIMPL domain-containing protein: MKVLAALILGISAIVSASLIGDGLTDLRTGDRYVTVKGVAEREVNADLALWPIRFVATGETLGKAQEKARRSREAIMAFLNLQAINETAVELQRLDVTDTRANPYQGNNGEQKFIINQTLMVRSEEIDKIRQAAQGVSELVDSGVVLSSDYGPAGPTYVFNGLNAIKPAMIAEATASAREAAAQFAKDANAELGGLRRANQGVFQILARDQAPGVMEGQQPTKTVRVVSTIDYYLR; this comes from the coding sequence ATGAAAGTACTCGCCGCCCTGATTCTCGGAATTAGCGCTATTGTCTCCGCATCCCTGATTGGCGACGGACTGACCGACCTTCGCACAGGCGACCGCTATGTCACCGTCAAAGGTGTTGCTGAGCGGGAGGTCAATGCAGATCTCGCCTTGTGGCCCATTCGTTTTGTCGCGACCGGCGAGACCCTGGGCAAAGCTCAGGAAAAAGCTCGGCGCAGCCGCGAGGCGATCATGGCATTCCTGAACCTCCAGGCCATCAACGAAACCGCGGTTGAACTGCAGCGACTGGACGTCACCGACACTCGCGCCAACCCTTATCAGGGCAACAACGGCGAGCAGAAATTCATCATCAATCAGACGCTGATGGTTCGCAGTGAGGAGATCGACAAGATCCGGCAGGCTGCCCAGGGTGTCAGCGAACTGGTGGATTCCGGCGTGGTGCTATCGTCTGACTATGGCCCCGCAGGCCCTACGTACGTGTTCAACGGGCTGAATGCAATCAAGCCAGCCATGATTGCTGAAGCAACGGCATCGGCACGGGAGGCGGCCGCTCAGTTTGCCAAGGACGCCAATGCCGAACTGGGCGGCCTGCGCCGGGCCAATCAGGGCGTCTTCCAGATTCTGGCCCGGGATCAGGCACCCGGCGTCATGGAAGGACAGCAACCGACCAAGACCGTTCGGGTCGTCTCAACCATTGACTACTATCTCCGGTAG
- the dauA gene encoding C4-dicarboxylic acid transporter DauA — translation MPHRAYLFSLRFAHAFREACLDERYSRGRFLHDVMAGVTVGIIAIPLAMALAIASGVAPQYGLYTAFIAGFVIALTGGSRFSISGPTAAFVVILYPIAQSYGLGGLLLATLMSGILLIIMALMRLGRFIEYIPESVTLGFTGGIAVVIATLQIKDFFGLQLEAMPEQYWDKIAVLVQGMPALDAVSTLVAAATFMVMLLWPRLKTPVPAHLPAVVVGSLLALWFNAHGASIETIGSRFSYLLPDGTRGAGIPPFLPEFSWPWHQANASGEPLGLSWNMVRELLPSAFAIAMLGAIESLLCAVVLDGMTGKRHSANSELMGQGLGNIIVPFFGGITATAAIARSAANYRAGAESPVAGMVHALVVLLALVSLAGVLAYLPMPAMAALLVMVAWNMSEAPKALHLLKTAPRSDILVFLTCFSLTVILDMVIAITTGILLAAVLFMREMAQMTRVTDITHDKRIISSDLPDGWRVFKINGPLFFAAADRIFGELAELSSNARGFILYMDGVTILDAGGLSALNKLIATCQKDGTEVVIADLQFQPLRTLARAGVKPIDGVSRFCPSLHEALNLVS, via the coding sequence ATGCCCCATCGTGCCTACCTCTTTTCGCTCCGGTTTGCCCATGCCTTTCGCGAGGCCTGCCTGGATGAACGGTACAGTCGTGGTCGCTTCCTGCACGATGTCATGGCCGGCGTTACGGTTGGTATTATTGCCATTCCGCTGGCCATGGCATTAGCCATCGCCAGCGGCGTGGCGCCGCAATACGGTTTGTACACGGCCTTCATTGCCGGCTTTGTCATTGCGCTCACGGGGGGCAGCCGTTTCAGCATCTCCGGCCCGACTGCGGCCTTCGTTGTGATCCTGTACCCCATTGCCCAGAGCTACGGACTCGGTGGCCTCCTGCTTGCCACCCTGATGTCGGGCATCCTGCTGATAATTATGGCTCTGATGCGGCTGGGACGCTTCATTGAATACATTCCCGAATCGGTAACCCTGGGATTTACCGGGGGAATCGCTGTAGTGATTGCCACCTTGCAGATAAAGGATTTCTTCGGTCTGCAGCTGGAAGCCATGCCGGAGCAATACTGGGACAAGATTGCTGTGCTGGTCCAGGGTATGCCAGCACTTGATGCAGTCAGTACACTGGTGGCCGCTGCAACATTCATGGTTATGCTGCTCTGGCCACGGCTGAAGACACCTGTGCCAGCTCACCTCCCGGCTGTCGTGGTGGGCAGCCTTCTGGCACTCTGGTTCAATGCGCATGGAGCCTCCATAGAGACCATAGGTTCCCGATTCAGTTACTTGCTGCCGGATGGTACCCGGGGAGCTGGAATTCCGCCTTTTCTGCCGGAGTTTTCCTGGCCTTGGCATCAGGCCAACGCCAGTGGCGAACCGCTTGGGTTGTCCTGGAATATGGTAAGGGAACTGCTGCCCTCAGCGTTCGCCATTGCCATGCTCGGTGCCATTGAATCCTTGCTCTGTGCGGTGGTTCTGGATGGCATGACGGGTAAGCGGCACAGCGCCAACAGTGAGCTGATGGGGCAGGGCCTGGGTAACATCATTGTCCCGTTTTTCGGGGGTATCACCGCAACGGCGGCTATTGCCCGCTCCGCTGCGAACTATCGGGCTGGTGCGGAGTCGCCCGTGGCCGGAATGGTTCATGCCCTGGTGGTGCTGTTGGCCCTGGTGTCCCTGGCAGGTGTCCTTGCGTATCTGCCCATGCCTGCCATGGCAGCCTTACTGGTCATGGTGGCCTGGAACATGAGTGAGGCCCCCAAAGCGTTACATTTGCTGAAAACAGCTCCGCGCAGTGACATTCTGGTTTTCCTGACCTGTTTTTCACTGACAGTGATCCTGGATATGGTTATTGCAATAACCACCGGTATCCTGCTGGCGGCCGTACTGTTCATGCGTGAGATGGCACAGATGACCCGGGTAACGGATATCACCCATGACAAACGCATCATAAGCTCGGATCTGCCCGACGGCTGGCGGGTCTTCAAAATCAACGGGCCTCTGTTTTTCGCCGCAGCAGACCGAATATTCGGCGAACTCGCGGAGCTGTCCAGCAATGCCCGCGGCTTCATTCTCTACATGGACGGCGTCACCATCCTTGATGCCGGTGGCCTGTCAGCGCTTAACAAACTGATTGCCACCTGCCAGAAGGACGGCACCGAGGTGGTCATTGCAGACCTGCAGTTTCAGCCGCTGCGGACATTAGCCCGAGCGGGCGTAAAACCCATCGATGGTGTGAGCCGGTTCTGTCCTTCCCTGCACGAAGCCCTCAATCTGGTCAGCTAA
- a CDS encoding CopG family transcriptional regulator, whose amino-acid sequence MENRTARLTLLIDPEKKAVFEALCKEEDVTPSQKVRQFIREYVEERLGTDWRGKTKQQP is encoded by the coding sequence ATGGAAAACCGCACTGCACGACTGACACTGCTGATTGACCCGGAAAAAAAAGCGGTCTTTGAAGCCCTGTGCAAAGAGGAAGACGTTACACCGTCCCAGAAAGTTCGCCAGTTTATTCGGGAATATGTCGAGGAAAGACTGGGAACAGACTGGCGGGGAAAAACAAAGCAACAACCATAA